A single region of the Amphiprion ocellaris isolate individual 3 ecotype Okinawa chromosome 4, ASM2253959v1, whole genome shotgun sequence genome encodes:
- the LOC111574094 gene encoding uncharacterized protein LOC111574094, translated as MFVCAFFIPASFLLLLFVSKMPVVRGRRSLWLYSLIFVSVQLWGRLSASTSLPPLPPPTLDIYSRSKDSVILVCRASEGHHGVVFRLYRFREEVDSRNLQSDADEVQFVVSVKEWDSGQRELYCCLYRNQEGRYSAFSPYLQLEHQTDAAPTRSIPPLPPPVLSVKPTSGSVKRGDTLSFSCIVPTNPAQSQSQFTQPATFLLLKSAEGTGVTSVVPQPQASQVSNPEPLPGVFTVGPVKGGEEGEYTCLYQISRNRALVNSTFSNVVQITITDMLPVPTLVLQQQTDVWHMLCTGSPAYPGAVFSLYLADDKLPVATHNAKVFHHQATFPVPVQDTPVALYQCQYSVLLGRKWSNSERSFPLAVIRGTAPPSPPDSSGVDWPLVLGSFSAVVLFLCSLALVVVVVHRKVKAAAEKKKEREKAQFWAQVHAKDHIVDLTLRRSSFTSQEWDSGDTGTASRSRLWNPLSTFTTPIHPIH; from the exons aTGTTTGTATGTGCTTTCTTTATTCCAgccagttttcttcttcttctttttgtgtcaaagATGCCGGTTGTCCGTGGTCGACGGTCACTGTGGTTATACTCTCTGATATTTGTTTCTGTACAACTTTGGG GAAGACTCTCAGCCTCCACCTCCCTGCCTCCTCTTCCGCCTCCTACGCTGGACATCTATTCGAGGTCAAAGGACTCAGTAATCCTGGTCTGCCGAGCCTCCGAGGGTCACCATGGTGTTGTGTTCAGGCTGTACCGGTTCAGAGAGGAG gTGGACTCTCGTAACCTGCAGTCAGATGCTGATGAGGTTCAGTTCGTTGTCAGCGTGAAAGAATGGGATTCAGGCCAGCGTGAACTTTACTGCTGCCTGTACAGGAACCAGGAGGGCCGCTACAGTGCATTCAGTCCTTATTTGCAACTGGAGCACCAAACag ATGCCGCCCCTACTCGTTCCATTCCCCCTTTACCCCCTCCAGTCCTATCTGTGAAGCCCACGTCAGGTTCAGTAAAACGTGGAGATACATTGTCCTTCAGCTGCATCGTCCCCACTAACCCAGCCCAGTCACAGTCCCAGTTTACCCAACCAGCGACCTTCCTTTTGCTGAAGAGTGCAGAGGGAACTGGGGTGACATCTGTTGTCCCGCAGCCTCAGGCCAGTCAGGTATCAAACCCTGAACCACTGCCAGGAGTCTTCACTGTGGGGCCGgtaaaaggaggagaggagggcgAGTACACCTGCCTCTACCAGATATCCAGAAACAGGGCTTTGGTGAATTCAACTTTCAGCAATGTGGTTCAAATCACTATTACAG ACATGCTGCCAGTGCCCACCCTTGTTCTCCAGCAGCAGACAGATGTGTGGCATATGCTGTGCACAGGGTCTCCTGCATACCCCGGTGCTGTGTTCTCACTTTATCTGGCAGACGATAAACTACCCGTCGCCACTCACAATGCCAAAGTATTCCACCATCAAGCCACTTTCCCAGTGCCGGTCCAGGACACTCCAGTGGCTCTGTACCAGTGCCAGTACAGCGTCCTACTGGGAAGAAAATGGAGCAACTCGGAACGAAGCTTCCCTTTGGCTGTAATCAGAG GAACTGCACCTCCATCACCACCAG ATTCGTCAGGTGTGGACTGGCCTCTTGTACTCGGCTCTTTCTCAGCTGTggttctcttcctctgttcgCTGGCACTTGTGGTTGTGGTGGTACACAGGAAAG taaaagcagctgcagagaaaaagaaggaaag AGAGAAAGCACAGTTCTGGGCTCAAGTTCATGCTAAAGACCACATTGTTG atcttACACTGAGGCGTTCAAGCTTCACTTCTCAG GAATGGGACAGCGGGGACACCGGGACAGCGTCCAGATCCCGTCTCTGGAACCCTCTCTCCACGTTCACAACTCCGATCCATCCGATCCATTAG